The Fulvivirga maritima genome segment TTTTCGGAAGGCAATATACAAACACGCAGAGAGGCTTTTGATGCACTTTCTAACATTGATCCTTCCAAGAGTAGTTCTTACGAACAAATGATTAAATAAATGGCTAAAAGACAACTACGCCTATCTCCAGACCTCATCTCTGAAAAATGGTCTGAAATTTCTGGTAAAAAAGCTAATATTGTACTAAACAATAGAAGAGTCATCTTTGTAAAGCTGATAGAACACTCTGCCGACCAAATAAAGGTAGAAGATATGAAACAGCAAAAGCACAAAGTAGACACTAAAGAAATATCAGAAATCATTCTAGACATTAAAGCTTAAATGCTCAAACATCTATTAATTAAAAATTACGCTCTTATTCAACATCTGGAGATAGACCCTTCAGCTAATCTGAATATCATCACAGGAGAAACCGGTGCTGGTAAGTCTATTATGTTAGGAGCCGTAGGATTATTGCTTGGTAACAGAGCTGATACCAAATCATTATTAGATGAAAGTAGTAAATGTATAATCGAAGGCCAATTTGATATCAAAGAATATCAACTAGAAAAACTTTTTGATGAAGAAGACCTTGATTATGCCCCTCTGTCCATTTTCAGAAGAGAAATAAGCCCTTCTGGCAAGTCACGTGCGTTTATTAATGATACACCTGTAACGCTAGACATACTCAAAAAGCTCAGCACCAGGCTTATGGATGTGCACTCTCAGCACGAGACACTACATTTAGGCAAACATAATTACCAGCTTGCCTTTGTAGATGCTTATGCAGGAACCACCGCACTAAGACAAGCTTACAGAAGTAAATTCCAAGCCTATAAAAAGGCTCTTCAAAAGCTGGAAGCGCTAAAGAAGGAAAATGCTGAAGTAGGTAAAGAAGCGGATTTTAATAACTTCTTACTCTCTGAACTCACAAAAGCAGAGCTCAAAGCTGGAGAGCAGGAAGAGCTTGAAGCATCATTAGAGGTGATGGAGCATGCTGAAGAGATCAAGACCAAGCTCAACGAATCATTAGCCACCCTTTCTGACGGGGAGTTCGCTGCCATTAGTGGTTTGCAGCAAGCTAAAACGCTGGTTAGTCAGCTAAAAACATACGCCAAAAGCTATGAATCAATATCTGAAAGACTCGAAAGCACATTTATAGAGCTCAAGGACATCATAAACGAGATTGAAAAGGAAGAAGACTCAGTAGAGTTTGATCCTGAGGAGATCCAAATTACACAAGAAAGGCTTAGCCTCATTTACTCACTACAACAAAAACATCAGGTAAGCGGCATTAGCGAACTGTTAGAAATACAGGCTGATTTAGAAAGCAAAGCCAATAGGTTTAATAACCTGGATGATGAGATTCAAAGTGCAGAAGCTGAGGTAAAACAATACCAGGAAGCAGCCCAAAAAGAAGCGGAAGCCTTAAGTCAAAAAAGGCAAAAGGTCTTCACTGCTCTGGAAAAGGAACTTAAAACATTACTAGCTCAGGTCGGCATTCCTGATGCTTCTATAAATATCACTAATGAAGTGGTAGCACTGGGAGATCATGGTATAGATCAGGTTAATATTCTATTCAGTGCTAACAAAGGTATAGCGCCACAGGAGCTCTCCAAATCTGCCTCAGGAGGTGAATTTTCAAGGCTCATGTTTTGCGTGAAATACATCCTGGCAGATAAAATATCTATGCCTACCATCATTTTTGATGAGATAGACACCGGAGTTTCTGGAGAAATAGCATTAAAGCTAGGTGATATGATGAAGAGAATGGCCGAGAACCACCAGGTGATTACCATTAGCCACTTGCCTCAGGTAGCCGCCAAAGGCAGCAAGCATTATTTTGTATTTAAAGATAATACTTCTGATAAGGCCATTAGTAAAATTAAAGCTTTAGATGAAGAGGAAAGAATATCTGAAATAGCCAAAATGATAGGTGGAGACAAACCGTCAGAAACGGCCTTCCAAAGTGCGCGTGAATTACTGCAGGTAACTTCCTGAAAATAAGACTTATTAAATTTCTTTCTTCCTTTTTCTTTTTCATAAATATCAGGAAATTAGCCACATATTTATTTTGAAACAGAAAAACTTAGAAAGCAATAATGATTAGTGAAAACGCATCATCATTCAATAACAAGCCCGTTGTTGATTTTGAAGGAACAATTAGCCCAGACAAAGCCTATCGTATTCGTATAGATTATGATAGTGAAGTAACTTTTGGCTCATTGATAAAGCAGTTTTGTGAAGACCCGAATGCTCAGCAAGTAGAAGAAATCATTTTAGGTAACTGGTTTGGAGATGTATCAGAGCCCGAAGAGTCTAATTTCCCAGTTGATGCTTTAGTAGAAAATAAGGACAAACTACCTAACCTTAAATACATCTTTCTTGGAGATATTACTTATGAAGAATGTGAAATCTCCTGGATAGAAAACGCTGATGTAAACTCAATATTTAAAGCTTATCCTGAGCTTAAATATTTCAAAGTAAGAGGAGGAAACGGCCTTTCTTTTGGAGAATTAAAGCATGATGCTTTAGAAACTCTGATAGTAGAAACCGGAGGGCTGGGGGCTGGCAGCATTGATGAGTTAGCGAAAGCTGAGCTTCCTAACCTTAAGCATTTTGAAATCTGGACTGGTGATGAAAATTATGGTTGGGATGGTAATATTAATACCTTTAAGCCATTTTTCTCTAAAGACAAATTCCCTAAACTAGAGTATTTAGGCTTGTGTGATTGTGATATCACTGATCAAATAGCAGTGGCCTTAAAAGACGCTTCAGTACTTGATATTATCTCTACTTTGGATTTATCCAGAGGTACGCTGGGAGATGAGGGTGCTGCCGCTTTATTAGCCAACAAAAAAATAGAGAACCTTAAGTTTTTGAATCTCAGATTCCACTATATGTCTTCTAAAATGACTGAAAAAATAAGTGCTCTTCCTGTAGAGGTTAACGTAGGTGACCAGCAAGAGGAAGAAGAGTATGGTAGATATGTAGAAGTAAGCGAATAATATGCAGCTGGTACTCATCGGCAACCCAGAAAACCGAAGAAGCCAGTTTTTAAAGGAGGCAGTAAACCACAAGTTACTGCCTCCTTTGCTTATAATCTCTTATGAAAGCCTTTTAGAAAACCCAGAAATATTACACACTCTACCTGACAGCGGGTGGCTTAAAATTGATTCTCCTGGAGAAAACTTCAAGGTTTATAAGCAAATACTCGCTTTGGCTCCTGATGAAAGCAGGTATAATCACATTCCTGCGCATGAAGCCCTTCAGCTTCCTTATGATGAAGGACGCATCTATTACAGCCATCAATGGTATGCTGGGTTTAAAATATTGCTTCACAAAATAGAACTCGCACTAAAAAATAAGCCTGGGCTGAGGTTAGTAAACTCAATTGACAGCATTGAGTTGTTCTTCGACAAAATAGCATCTAAACATATGCTTAGTAAAAATGCTATTGCCACTCCTGCTTTTTTAGATGAAATTCTGCATTATGACCACCTGCACCAGGTACTGGAACAAAAAAAACATCAGCAGGTGTTTATAAAATTAGCGCATGGCTCTAGTGGGGCAGGTGTTTTGGCTTACAGAAAAAATAAAAAAGGCCAGGAGATGCTCACTACTTCCGTAGAATTGGTTAATGAAGGAGATAGTGTCAAACTCTACAATTCATTAAAAATAAGGAGATATACTGACTATAAAGAAATCAGAACCATAATAAACATCTTAGCTAAAGAACGCATTTATGCAGAGCAGTGGATTCCCAAAGCCAGCCAGTCGGGCGGCTTTTTCGACTTACGCTGCGTTACCATTGGAGGGGAGCCTACGCATATGGTTATGAGGCAAAGCCGCTCCCCTATCACCAATTTGCACCTGGGCAATGCCAGAGGCGATCTTAGCTACCTCAAACAATCCATGAGCGATGAACAATGGAAAAATATAATGACTCTAGCCAGAAAAACAGCTCATACTTTTAATGATGCCAGGCTAATAGGGTTAGATATTTTGCTCCCTCCTAAACTGGATAAGCCCATGATTATAGAAGCTAATGCTTTCGGTGACCTTTTACCTCGTATTTTACATGGAAATGAAAATACTTATGAAGCCACGGTGAGCTATTTGTTACAAGAAAAAAAATAGAATGACGCATACTCAAGCTATAATATTCGACTTAGATAACACTTTAATTAATAGAGATCGCGCCTTTCAGGCATGTATAAAAGATTACCTGTCTAATAACGGCTACGAATCAATAACCATTGATTGGGAAGAAGTAATGATTCAGGACCAGGAAGGCCATGCTAACCGGCTAGACTTCTGCGACTGGTTTATTAGCGCTCATCAATTAGACTCCACTAAAGAAGAGCTTTGGCAATACCTTCAAACCAACATTGCCAGCCATATCTCGCCTGATGTTAAGGTCATCGAACTATTAGAGCATCTTTCTTCCTCCGCCATCACTTTAAAGCTACTGACCAACGGAGGTGTTAAAAATCAACAGCAAAAAATCATCAATGCGGAGCTACACCGTTTCTTTAGCAATGCAGATATTTATATTTCTGAGGCCACCGGATATTCAAAACCCGGCTTACAGGGATTCGAAAATGTACTAAATGACCTACATTTGCCTGCGGAAAAAGTGATGATGGTAGGAGATCAATTATATATAGACCTTTATCCGGCCAAGCGGCTGGGAATGCAAGTCTGCTGGGTTCATAATAGTAAATCGCAGAGCTCAACACCTCCTTTTGTAGATCTAAGAGTGAGCCATCCTATAGAATTAAAAGAGCATATTAAAGCCTAAAGCATGTTTGAGGGAACGGAAATAGTGGGTAAAAAATCGATAGTGCTGATTACGCTGGACACCTTGCGCTATGATGTAGCTCAGCAACTATTTTTAGATGGAGAAACGCCTAATCTGGCCAAGATGCTCCCTGCTTCAGGCTGGGAAAAACGGCATGCTCCCGGAAGCTTTACCTACGCTTCTCACCATGCCTTCTTTGCCGGCTTTCTACCCACTCCAGCTGATAACCCTAAAGCTCCTCGCCTATTTGCGGCCAAATTTGCAGGTAGTGAAACCGCTACACAAGGCACCTATGTCTTTGAAACACCTAATATTGTTATGGGATTAGAAGAGGCTGGTTATCATACCATTTGCATAGGTGGAGTCGGTTTTTTCAACAAACAAACAGCACTGAGTCAGCAGTTTCCTGGCATGTTTCAGGAGAGCCACTGGCAAACAAGCTTTGGCGTTACTGATCCTTCTTCTACTGAAAATCAGTTTAAAAAAGCAGCTGATTGCCTTTCTCACTTAAGTGATGATCAACATTTTTTCTTGTTCATCAATATCTCTGCCATCCACCAGCCTAACCATTTTTATTTAACCGATACTGAAGAAGATACCAAAGCCTCTCATGCAGCGGCTTTAAAATATGTAGACAGCCAACTTCCACTCCTTTTTTCATCATTAAAGCAAAGAGGAGAAACTTTTTGTATTTTCTGTTCTGACCACGGCACCACTTATGGAGAAGAGGGTTATACCGGCCACAGATTGGCTCATAAGCATGTGTGGGAAGTTCCTTATGCAGAGTTTTTAGTGAAGTAGAAAAAGGCAAAATAAAGATATATGCTTTCAACAAAGAGTTTAAAAGAAAGAATAGCAACAGCAGACTATTTTCAGGGATATGCTTACTCCTATCCTCATAAAACGGCCTATCGAGCTTTTGAGAAGCCATATTCTATGCAAGAAGTATGGCAAAATGAGGATAAATCGGCCTTGTTTTTATATTTACATGTACCCTTTTGCGAAATGCGCTGTGGGTTCTGCAACCTTTTTACTGTTGCCAATCCTAAAGAAGGCCTTTATAATCCGTTTATAGAACAGCTGAAAATCCAGTCAGAAGTAACCGCTCAGGCCCTGGGGGACTTTAAAGTAGCCCGAGCAGCTTTAGGAGGTGGAACCCCCACTTACCTCAGCCTGGAAGAATTAGAAGCCCTTTTTTCTATTCTTAAAAAAGACTGGAATCTGGCACCTGAACAGATCCCGACCATGGTAGAAGCCTCTCCTAAAACATTAACGGAAGAGAAATTGGCCTTTTTAAAAGAATCTGGAGTAACCAGGCTCAGCATGGGAGTACAGAGCTTCATTGAAGAAGAAACAAAAGCCTTAGGGCGTCCGCAAAGTCCCAAAGATTTGATGCATGCCATTGAATTATTACAGCGGTTTAATTTCCCCATCACTAACCTTGACCTGATCTACGGAGTGCAAAACCAAACACCTGATAGCTGGAAGTACTCATTAGAGACCACGGTCAGTTATCAGCCAGAAGAAATTTTTCTTTACCCTCTTTACGTAAGACCTTTAACTGGCTTAGGCAAAAAAAGCAGCCACCAGGAGTGGACTGACTTCAGAATTAGGTTATATCGCATTGGCCGTGATTACCTGCAGGCAAATGGCTATGAGCAAAAAAGCATGCGCCTTTTCAAAAGAAAAAACAGCGCACTTGCAGATCAACCTGAATATCATGCTCAGGAAAATGGAATGGTAGGCCTTGGAGTAGGTGCCCGGTCATATACTAAAAATCTGCATTACAGCTCTGAATATGCTGTGGGAAGCAAAAGCATAAAGCCTATCATTCAAAATTTCAATCAAATGACCGCTCAGGATTTTAATCAGGTGCCTTATGGTGTTATTTTGAATGATGAAGAACAAAAAAGGCGATATATCATCAAGTCATTATGCGAAGGGTCAGGCCTTTCTTATGCCAGATATCAGGCCTTTTTCAACTCAAAAGTCATGAGCGACTTCCCTGAATTAGCTCAGCTTTTTGATCTTGGTTTCTGCCAGGATAATGCTACAGGCATCTATTTAAATGAAGAAGGGCATGAACACGAAGACATCATAGGACCATGGCTTTATTCTGAAAACACTATTCAAAAATCTGAATCCTATTCTTTAGTATGAGTAAGCGCTGGTCCATTTTATACCGAGGCTCTCTTTCCAGCTGCAATTATGGCTGCGACTATTGCCCTTTTGCTAAAACTAAAAATACCAGGGAAGAACTCGCTCAAGACAAAGCTGAGCTAGACCGCTTTACGCAATGGGCCATCAACAGAAAAGAGTGGATAGGCATATTATTTACCCCTTGGGGAGAAGGACTCATTCGTAAGCACTACCAGCAGGCCATGACTGAGCTGAGTTGGGCTAAAAATATAAGCAAAGTAGCTATACAAACGAACCTCAGCTGCCCTACCCAATGGATGGAAAAAGTAAACAAAGAAACTTTTGCACTGTGGGCTACTTACCATCCTACTCAGATCAGTCTGGAGAAATTTGCAGAGAAATGCATAGAACTTGAGGCCATGAATATACGCTATAGTGTAGGCTTCGTGGGTTTTAAAGAAGACCTAGATATGATGGAAAAACTACGGTCTTTGCTCCCCAACTCTGTTTACTTATGGGTAAATGCTAACAAAAAAGATCCTGATTATTATGCTGAAGAAGATTTTTTAAGAATAGAGCGAACAGACCCCCATTTCCGCACCAATACCGTATATCATAAAAGTGTGGGAGAAGCATGTATGGCCGGGCATTCTGTATTTTCTGTAGACGGAGAAGGGAACATGACCCGATGCCATTTCATAAAGCAGCGCATAGGTAATATTTATGATGCTGATTTTGAAGATTCGCTTTATCAAAGACCATGCAGCAACAATACTTGCGGCTGCCATATAGGCTATGTGCATATGGACAAGCTAAAGCAATATAATCTATACGGAAAAGGCGTGTTAGAAAGAATTCCCGACCAATGGAATTATGAAAACATAAAAGCAGATTCCTGAAACTTAATCTGATAATTTCAGGCATCTGCCTAATCTATTATTTTGAGTATCTCTCTGCAATGATTTCTTTACTGATGAAAGCCCCTGCAAAATTACCTGCAGCCACCGCATTAGCCACCGAACGCATGGGGCTACTATTATCGCCAGCGGCAAATACTCCTGCTACGCTGGTCTGCTTAAAATCATTCACAGCAATATGTCCGCTCTCAGAGAAATTACAATTGAGCATTTCCGGAATAGTAGATTGCTGCTCCATAGGTAAAGCTGCATAAAGAGCTTCCAGCTCCACAGTCTGTCCATCAGCCAACTGCAAATGTTGAAGCTTACCATCATGATGTAGCAGCTCTGTTATTTTTGTATCAACAATGGCAATATTATTTTCTTTAAGCTTTTGAATACCCGCTTCTGGCAGGTCAGTCGTGCCATTGGTAAATAACGTTAACTCTCCTGCCCAATGATTAATAAAAAGAGCATGCTCAATAGCCTTCTCCCCATTCATAAAAAGACCTGTTTTACTTCCTTTATACTCATAACCATGGCAATACGGACAATGAATTACTGAAATCCCCCAACAGTCTTTAAAGCCTTTGATTTCTGGCATTATATCTTTCATTCCGGTAGCTATTACCAGCTTACTCGCTCTATATATACCTCCTTTTTCTGTAGTAATTTCAAACCCAGCCTCTATCTGCCTTCCTGAAACAGCTATATCTTCCTGAAAAGTTACCGAATCATACTTCAGTACCTGCTTACGGGCTAGCTGTGATATTTCCGCAGGAGGCGTGCCATCATGAGTGATAAAATTATGTGAATAGGGCGTTTGCCTATTACAAGGTTGGCCTGCATCTATAATCAAAGTTCGCATAGATGCCCTGCCCAAACTCATAGCAGCAGATAGCCCGGCATAGCTACCTCCAATAACTATAACGTCATATGTAGTTTCTTTTTCCATTACACTTACTTTTAATGTCTCAAAAATGAGACATAATTATCCAAATTTTTTTATTCCAAAATTGCCTTCTTTAAAGAGTACCAGGCCTGTTTTTTCACACTCTGATATTCCATATTCTTAATATGAAGTGAATTAACTGAGCTATTCACTATTCCGTTAAATAAAATAATGATCCAATCTTGGGTGAGGTGTTCA includes the following:
- a CDS encoding STM4015 family protein; this translates as MISENASSFNNKPVVDFEGTISPDKAYRIRIDYDSEVTFGSLIKQFCEDPNAQQVEEIILGNWFGDVSEPEESNFPVDALVENKDKLPNLKYIFLGDITYEECEISWIENADVNSIFKAYPELKYFKVRGGNGLSFGELKHDALETLIVETGGLGAGSIDELAKAELPNLKHFEIWTGDENYGWDGNINTFKPFFSKDKFPKLEYLGLCDCDITDQIAVALKDASVLDIISTLDLSRGTLGDEGAAALLANKKIENLKFLNLRFHYMSSKMTEKISALPVEVNVGDQQEEEEYGRYVEVSE
- a CDS encoding STM4012 family radical SAM protein, producing MLSTKSLKERIATADYFQGYAYSYPHKTAYRAFEKPYSMQEVWQNEDKSALFLYLHVPFCEMRCGFCNLFTVANPKEGLYNPFIEQLKIQSEVTAQALGDFKVARAALGGGTPTYLSLEELEALFSILKKDWNLAPEQIPTMVEASPKTLTEEKLAFLKESGVTRLSMGVQSFIEEETKALGRPQSPKDLMHAIELLQRFNFPITNLDLIYGVQNQTPDSWKYSLETTVSYQPEEIFLYPLYVRPLTGLGKKSSHQEWTDFRIRLYRIGRDYLQANGYEQKSMRLFKRKNSALADQPEYHAQENGMVGLGVGARSYTKNLHYSSEYAVGSKSIKPIIQNFNQMTAQDFNQVPYGVILNDEEQKRRYIIKSLCEGSGLSYARYQAFFNSKVMSDFPELAQLFDLGFCQDNATGIYLNEEGHEHEDIIGPWLYSENTIQKSESYSLV
- a CDS encoding HAD family hydrolase — its product is MTHTQAIIFDLDNTLINRDRAFQACIKDYLSNNGYESITIDWEEVMIQDQEGHANRLDFCDWFISAHQLDSTKEELWQYLQTNIASHISPDVKVIELLEHLSSSAITLKLLTNGGVKNQQQKIINAELHRFFSNADIYISEATGYSKPGLQGFENVLNDLHLPAEKVMMVGDQLYIDLYPAKRLGMQVCWVHNSKSQSSTPPFVDLRVSHPIELKEHIKA
- a CDS encoding STM4014 family protein, with product MQLVLIGNPENRRSQFLKEAVNHKLLPPLLIISYESLLENPEILHTLPDSGWLKIDSPGENFKVYKQILALAPDESRYNHIPAHEALQLPYDEGRIYYSHQWYAGFKILLHKIELALKNKPGLRLVNSIDSIELFFDKIASKHMLSKNAIATPAFLDEILHYDHLHQVLEQKKHQQVFIKLAHGSSGAGVLAYRKNKKGQEMLTTSVELVNEGDSVKLYNSLKIRRYTDYKEIRTIINILAKERIYAEQWIPKASQSGGFFDLRCVTIGGEPTHMVMRQSRSPITNLHLGNARGDLSYLKQSMSDEQWKNIMTLARKTAHTFNDARLIGLDILLPPKLDKPMIIEANAFGDLLPRILHGNENTYEATVSYLLQEKK
- a CDS encoding STM4011 family radical SAM protein codes for the protein MSKRWSILYRGSLSSCNYGCDYCPFAKTKNTREELAQDKAELDRFTQWAINRKEWIGILFTPWGEGLIRKHYQQAMTELSWAKNISKVAIQTNLSCPTQWMEKVNKETFALWATYHPTQISLEKFAEKCIELEAMNIRYSVGFVGFKEDLDMMEKLRSLLPNSVYLWVNANKKDPDYYAEEDFLRIERTDPHFRTNTVYHKSVGEACMAGHSVFSVDGEGNMTRCHFIKQRIGNIYDADFEDSLYQRPCSNNTCGCHIGYVHMDKLKQYNLYGKGVLERIPDQWNYENIKADS
- a CDS encoding STM4013/SEN3800 family hydrolase, with amino-acid sequence MFEGTEIVGKKSIVLITLDTLRYDVAQQLFLDGETPNLAKMLPASGWEKRHAPGSFTYASHHAFFAGFLPTPADNPKAPRLFAAKFAGSETATQGTYVFETPNIVMGLEEAGYHTICIGGVGFFNKQTALSQQFPGMFQESHWQTSFGVTDPSSTENQFKKAADCLSHLSDDQHFFLFINISAIHQPNHFYLTDTEEDTKASHAAALKYVDSQLPLLFSSLKQRGETFCIFCSDHGTTYGEEGYTGHRLAHKHVWEVPYAEFLVK
- a CDS encoding NAD(P)/FAD-dependent oxidoreductase, with translation MEKETTYDVIVIGGSYAGLSAAMSLGRASMRTLIIDAGQPCNRQTPYSHNFITHDGTPPAEISQLARKQVLKYDSVTFQEDIAVSGRQIEAGFEITTEKGGIYRASKLVIATGMKDIMPEIKGFKDCWGISVIHCPYCHGYEYKGSKTGLFMNGEKAIEHALFINHWAGELTLFTNGTTDLPEAGIQKLKENNIAIVDTKITELLHHDGKLQHLQLADGQTVELEALYAALPMEQQSTIPEMLNCNFSESGHIAVNDFKQTSVAGVFAAGDNSSPMRSVANAVAAGNFAGAFISKEIIAERYSK
- the recN gene encoding DNA repair protein RecN, which encodes MLKHLLIKNYALIQHLEIDPSANLNIITGETGAGKSIMLGAVGLLLGNRADTKSLLDESSKCIIEGQFDIKEYQLEKLFDEEDLDYAPLSIFRREISPSGKSRAFINDTPVTLDILKKLSTRLMDVHSQHETLHLGKHNYQLAFVDAYAGTTALRQAYRSKFQAYKKALQKLEALKKENAEVGKEADFNNFLLSELTKAELKAGEQEELEASLEVMEHAEEIKTKLNESLATLSDGEFAAISGLQQAKTLVSQLKTYAKSYESISERLESTFIELKDIINEIEKEEDSVEFDPEEIQITQERLSLIYSLQQKHQVSGISELLEIQADLESKANRFNNLDDEIQSAEAEVKQYQEAAQKEAEALSQKRQKVFTALEKELKTLLAQVGIPDASINITNEVVALGDHGIDQVNILFSANKGIAPQELSKSASGGEFSRLMFCVKYILADKISMPTIIFDEIDTGVSGEIALKLGDMMKRMAENHQVITISHLPQVAAKGSKHYFVFKDNTSDKAISKIKALDEEERISEIAKMIGGDKPSETAFQSARELLQVTS